Proteins co-encoded in one Sphingopyxis sp. BE259 genomic window:
- the cobT gene encoding cobaltochelatase subunit CobT, giving the protein MTTSSPLDDFKAALSSVARAVTRDAEVEVGFTADAPAQIGKAIKVPTPSRTLPADQVAEARGFSDSYALRMKHHSEKLHAAARPAEPLAAAAFDAMERARIEALGARHMDGMRANLSASLAMRMRSDPISRAQGRDDVPMSSALELMLREALTGEQAPQGTETGLSLVREWIGKEAGGDLTALSMLLDDQAAFGETAKLALRHLDLIQSDEPLEEGSEDGGEEDESEAEESQEEQDSEDGGAGESQVDARAEMAGDQADDGDSDPDAQEMEADGEPEMGGEGDEGMLPVRPNRLPSDIPDFNYLRFTDKHDEIILATELCDADELTRLRAYLDTQMQHLQGAVTKLANRLQRRLMAQQNRAWDFDQEEGQLDAARLARVIVSPGQSLSYKIERDTDFRDTVVTLLIDNSGSMRGRPISIAAISADILARTLERCGVKTEILGFTTRTWKGGQSREDWLAAGRPAHPGRLNDLRHIIYKPADEPYRRARKSLGLMMREGLLKENIDGEALTWAHSRIIGRPEERKILMVISDGAPVDDSTLSVNHGAYLDQHLRQVIDWIENRSPVELCAIGIGHDVTRYYSRAVTIMDAEQLGGTMVEQLAGLFDID; this is encoded by the coding sequence ATGACCACCTCTTCGCCACTCGACGATTTCAAAGCCGCGCTGTCGAGCGTCGCGCGCGCGGTGACGCGTGATGCCGAGGTCGAGGTTGGCTTTACCGCCGATGCCCCGGCGCAGATCGGCAAGGCGATCAAGGTGCCGACGCCGTCGCGCACGCTTCCGGCGGATCAGGTCGCCGAAGCGCGCGGATTTTCAGACTCCTACGCTTTGCGGATGAAACATCACAGCGAGAAACTGCACGCCGCGGCGCGCCCCGCCGAACCGCTGGCCGCCGCCGCCTTCGACGCGATGGAACGCGCGCGCATCGAGGCACTCGGCGCGCGCCATATGGACGGGATGCGCGCCAATTTGTCGGCGAGTCTCGCGATGCGGATGCGTAGCGACCCGATTTCGCGCGCGCAGGGCCGCGACGATGTGCCGATGTCGAGCGCGCTCGAACTGATGCTGCGCGAGGCGCTGACTGGCGAGCAGGCGCCGCAAGGGACCGAAACCGGGCTGTCGCTGGTTCGCGAATGGATCGGCAAGGAGGCAGGCGGCGATCTGACCGCGCTGTCGATGCTGCTCGACGATCAGGCCGCCTTTGGCGAAACCGCCAAGCTCGCGCTGCGCCACCTCGACCTGATCCAGAGCGACGAGCCGCTGGAGGAAGGCAGCGAGGACGGCGGCGAGGAGGACGAGTCCGAAGCCGAAGAAAGCCAGGAAGAACAGGATAGCGAAGACGGCGGCGCCGGGGAATCGCAGGTCGACGCCCGCGCCGAAATGGCGGGCGATCAGGCCGACGACGGCGACAGCGACCCCGACGCGCAGGAGATGGAAGCCGACGGCGAGCCCGAAATGGGCGGCGAAGGCGATGAGGGGATGCTGCCGGTCCGCCCCAACCGCCTGCCGAGCGACATTCCCGATTTCAACTATCTGCGCTTCACCGACAAGCATGACGAGATCATCCTGGCGACCGAACTGTGCGACGCCGACGAACTGACCCGGCTGCGCGCCTATCTCGACACCCAGATGCAGCATCTGCAAGGCGCGGTAACCAAGCTCGCCAACCGGTTGCAGCGCCGCTTGATGGCGCAGCAGAACCGCGCGTGGGATTTCGATCAGGAAGAAGGCCAACTCGATGCGGCACGGCTCGCGCGCGTCATCGTCTCGCCCGGCCAGTCGCTAAGCTACAAGATCGAGCGCGATACCGATTTCCGCGACACGGTCGTCACGCTGCTGATCGACAACAGCGGGTCGATGCGCGGGCGGCCGATCAGCATAGCCGCGATCAGCGCCGACATATTGGCGCGCACGCTGGAACGCTGCGGGGTGAAGACCGAAATCCTCGGCTTCACGACGCGGACGTGGAAGGGTGGGCAAAGCCGCGAGGATTGGCTGGCGGCGGGGCGTCCCGCGCATCCGGGCCGCCTCAACGACCTACGCCACATCATCTACAAACCCGCCGACGAACCCTATCGCCGCGCCCGCAAGTCGCTCGGACTGATGATGCGCGAAGGGCTGCTTAAGGAAAATATCGACGGCGAGGCGCTGACCTGGGCGCACAGCCGGATCATCGGCCGCCCCGAAGAACGCAAGATTTTGATGGTGATCAGCGACGGCGCGCCGGTCGACGACAGCACGCTGTCGGTCAATCACGGCGCCTATCTCGACCAGCATCTGCGCCAGGTGATCGACTGGATCGAGAATCGCTCACCCGTAGAACTGTGCGCGATCGGCATCGGCCACGACGTGACGCGCTACTATAGCCGCGCGGTGACGATCATGGACGCCGAACAATTGGGCGGGACGATGGTCGAACAGCTCGCGGGATTGTTCGACATCGATTGA
- a CDS encoding MFS transporter, translating to MISPTTSAMKRPWIVIACAAFIVTLAMGVRQSFGLFLPQMSIDIGISRSDFGLAMALQNLLFGLVQPFVGALADKHGAGRVVLAGALVYALGLIGAAFATDAIGLHISFGIFIGMAQSATTFVVVLGAVGRVVSPEKRSSAFGIVTAGGSLGQFLVVPLASMLLGDVGYHQTLWIMAGLVALCGLLAIGVAGRTDGGPGLAAEVEQTAREALREASLHRGFWLLNAGFFVCGFHIAFIATHLPAYLDDKGLGIAIGAQVLALVGLFNILGSYIFGRAGDVLRQKYVLSGVYVARSAVIALFLFLPITHASALVFAGAMGFLWLGTVPLTSGIVGRIFGIRYLSMLYGIVFLSHQVGSFFGAWMAGLIFDATGSYNIAWGISIALGLFAVLVHLPIADAPVRRLQPA from the coding sequence ATGATCTCCCCGACAACATCTGCGATGAAACGCCCGTGGATTGTCATTGCCTGCGCCGCGTTCATCGTCACCCTGGCGATGGGGGTGCGGCAGTCGTTCGGGCTGTTCCTGCCACAGATGAGCATCGATATCGGGATCAGCCGGTCGGATTTCGGGCTGGCGATGGCACTGCAAAATCTGCTGTTCGGGCTGGTTCAGCCCTTCGTCGGCGCGCTGGCCGACAAGCATGGCGCGGGGCGGGTCGTGCTGGCGGGGGCTCTGGTCTATGCGCTTGGGCTGATCGGCGCGGCGTTTGCGACCGATGCGATCGGGCTGCACATCAGTTTCGGCATTTTCATCGGCATGGCGCAGTCCGCGACGACCTTTGTCGTCGTGCTGGGCGCGGTGGGGCGCGTGGTCAGCCCCGAAAAGCGCAGCAGCGCGTTCGGCATCGTCACCGCGGGCGGTTCGCTCGGCCAGTTCCTCGTCGTGCCGCTGGCGTCGATGCTGCTCGGCGATGTCGGCTATCATCAGACGCTGTGGATCATGGCAGGGCTGGTTGCGCTGTGCGGGTTGCTCGCGATCGGGGTCGCCGGCCGTACCGATGGCGGGCCCGGGCTCGCTGCGGAGGTCGAACAAACCGCGCGTGAGGCGCTGCGCGAGGCGTCGCTCCACCGCGGCTTCTGGCTGCTCAACGCGGGATTTTTCGTCTGCGGATTCCACATCGCCTTCATCGCGACGCATCTGCCCGCCTATCTCGACGACAAGGGGCTGGGGATCGCGATCGGCGCGCAGGTGCTGGCGCTCGTCGGGCTGTTCAACATCCTCGGTTCGTACATCTTCGGTCGCGCCGGCGACGTGCTGCGGCAGAAATATGTGTTGTCGGGGGTCTATGTCGCGCGCTCTGCCGTCATCGCGCTATTCCTCTTCCTGCCAATCACCCACGCCAGCGCGCTGGTATTCGCGGGGGCGATGGGATTCCTGTGGCTCGGCACCGTACCGCTGACCAGCGGCATCGTCGGGCGCATCTTTGGCATCCGCTACCTCTCGATGCTCTATGGCATCGTGTTCCTCAGCCACCAGGTCGGCAGCTTTTTCGGCGCGTGGATGGCGGGGCTGATCTTCGACGCCACCGGCAGCTATAACATCGCCTGGGGCATATCGATCGCGCTCGGGCTGTTCGCGGTCCTTGTTCACCTGCCGATCGCCGACGCGCCGGTCCGGCGGCTGCAACCGGCATGA
- a CDS encoding alpha/beta hydrolase, with product MIPVRRLTVAAAALALSGCGIAAVDYGPVPHAAYVTDPRCAPQPGATVDGDALPLFFATSRLPDCRTPDISLLRHRGDMIRYGRFAVPTETEVGGKKKLRTPMAFQNSADWWTALQAETDRRQGRVLLYVHGYRETFESTSKDAAQIARMTGFDGPVIEYSWPSQGEVLSYAVDETNMYHDVRNFRDFLKTLAERPWVKEIVVVSHSLGARLVIPAIAYVDRASSSADSSNISNVILASPDIDRETFERDIEEEVLSARRVANDRRITVYVSHADKALAASRALHGYPRLGSPYCFDPFEAADLKAKGLPVRCYPVARAGLTVVDTTDVSRSATGHSNFLRSAVACRDFVDVVAGKRTRPERMATLLAHTFRLVPDPADPKPDDEAICNRLPVTAAP from the coding sequence GTGATTCCGGTCCGCCGCCTGACGGTCGCCGCCGCGGCGCTGGCTCTGTCAGGGTGCGGCATTGCCGCGGTCGATTACGGCCCCGTCCCGCACGCCGCCTATGTCACCGACCCGCGCTGCGCCCCGCAGCCGGGTGCCACCGTCGATGGCGACGCGCTGCCGCTATTTTTTGCAACCAGCCGCCTGCCCGACTGCCGCACCCCCGACATCAGCCTGCTGCGGCACCGCGGCGATATGATCCGCTATGGCCGCTTTGCCGTGCCGACCGAAACCGAGGTCGGTGGCAAGAAAAAGCTGCGGACGCCGATGGCGTTCCAGAACTCGGCCGACTGGTGGACGGCCTTGCAGGCCGAAACCGACCGGCGGCAGGGGCGCGTCCTGCTCTATGTCCATGGCTATCGCGAGACGTTCGAATCGACATCGAAGGACGCGGCGCAGATCGCACGGATGACCGGCTTCGACGGGCCGGTGATCGAATATAGCTGGCCGTCGCAGGGCGAAGTGCTGAGCTATGCGGTCGACGAGACCAACATGTATCACGACGTCCGCAACTTTCGCGACTTCCTGAAAACGCTGGCCGAACGGCCGTGGGTCAAGGAAATCGTCGTCGTGTCGCACTCGCTGGGGGCGCGGCTGGTCATTCCGGCGATCGCCTATGTCGATCGCGCGTCGAGCAGCGCGGACAGCAGCAACATCTCGAACGTCATCCTGGCCTCACCCGACATCGACCGCGAAACATTCGAACGCGACATCGAGGAAGAGGTGCTGTCGGCGCGGCGGGTCGCCAACGACCGGCGAATCACCGTCTATGTGTCACACGCCGACAAGGCGCTCGCCGCGTCGCGGGCATTGCACGGTTATCCGCGGCTCGGTTCACCCTATTGCTTCGACCCATTCGAAGCCGCCGATCTGAAAGCCAAAGGCTTGCCGGTGCGCTGTTACCCGGTGGCGCGCGCCGGGCTGACGGTGGTCGATACCACCGACGTGTCGCGCAGCGCGACCGGCCACAGCAATTTCCTGCGCAGCGCGGTGGCTTGCCGCGATTTTGTCGATGTCGTCGCGGGCAAGCGGACGCGGCCCGAACGGATGGCGACGCTCCTTGCGCACACCTTTCGCCTCGTTCCCGATCCCGCCGACCCGAAGCCCGACGACGAAGCGATTTGCAACCGGTTGCCCGTGACCGCCGCGCCTTAA
- the cobS gene encoding cobaltochelatase subunit CobS has protein sequence MTDIPNSLPDHHGSTLLAAPDVEVSARELFGVDIDMMVPAFSEADERVPDLDPAYVFDGDTTLAILAGFKYNRRVMVQGYHGTGKSTHIEQVAARLKWPCIRVNLDAHISRIDLVGRDAIVLRDGQQVTEFREGLLPWALQTPTALVFDEYDAGRPDVMFVIQRVLETEGKLTLLDQNRVIRPNPHFRLFSTANTVGLGDTSGLYHGTQQINQGQMDRWNIVVTLNYLPAATESAIILAKVPGTDDTTVANMVKVADLSRQGFINGDISTVMSPRTVISWAQNAAIFNNLGFAFRLTFLNKCDEAERMIVAEYYQRVFGEDLPESVIGK, from the coding sequence ATGACCGATATTCCGAACAGCCTTCCCGATCACCACGGCTCGACGCTCCTCGCCGCGCCCGATGTCGAGGTCAGCGCGCGCGAGCTGTTCGGGGTGGATATCGACATGATGGTCCCTGCCTTCAGCGAAGCCGACGAGCGCGTCCCCGACCTCGACCCCGCCTATGTGTTCGATGGCGACACCACCCTCGCGATCCTGGCGGGGTTCAAATACAACCGCCGCGTCATGGTCCAGGGCTATCATGGCACCGGCAAGTCGACGCATATCGAACAGGTTGCGGCGCGGCTGAAATGGCCGTGCATCCGCGTCAACCTGGATGCGCATATCAGCCGTATCGATCTGGTGGGCCGCGACGCGATCGTGCTGCGCGATGGCCAGCAGGTCACCGAATTTCGCGAAGGCCTCCTCCCCTGGGCATTGCAGACGCCGACCGCGCTCGTCTTCGACGAATATGACGCGGGGCGCCCCGATGTGATGTTCGTGATCCAGCGGGTGCTGGAGACCGAGGGCAAGCTGACCCTGCTTGACCAGAACCGCGTCATCCGCCCGAACCCGCATTTCCGCCTGTTCTCGACCGCGAACACCGTCGGGCTCGGCGACACGAGCGGGCTGTATCACGGCACGCAACAGATCAACCAGGGCCAGATGGACCGTTGGAACATCGTCGTCACCCTGAACTATCTGCCCGCCGCGACCGAAAGCGCGATCATCCTGGCCAAGGTGCCCGGCACCGACGACACGACGGTCGCCAACATGGTCAAGGTCGCCGACCTGTCGCGCCAAGGCTTTATCAACGGCGACATCTCAACCGTGATGAGCCCGCGCACCGTGATCAGCTGGGCGCAGAATGCCGCTATCTTCAACAACCTCGGCTTTGCCTTCCGCCTGACCTTCCTCAACAAATGCGATGAGGCCGAGCGGATGATCGTCGCCGAATATTATCAGCGGGTGTTCGGCGAAGACCTGCCCGAAAGCGTCATCGGCAAGTGA
- a CDS encoding nuclear transport factor 2 family protein, giving the protein MGDLDDARIAVVRRHMALEITHDWDGVIATFDHPRYELLGPGTVFDGKAAVRSYFAASREPFPDQANEVIAIAADGATDTVLVEFWLTGTHLGPLKLGPRTIAPTGKAFRIRMAASFVFAPGSDKIVCERPYYDQSAVMKALGLL; this is encoded by the coding sequence ATGGGGGACTTGGACGACGCCCGGATCGCAGTGGTTCGCCGCCATATGGCGCTGGAAATCACGCACGACTGGGATGGCGTCATCGCGACGTTCGACCATCCGCGTTACGAATTGCTGGGGCCAGGCACCGTGTTCGACGGCAAAGCCGCGGTGCGATCCTATTTCGCGGCGTCGCGCGAACCCTTTCCCGATCAGGCGAACGAAGTGATCGCGATTGCCGCCGATGGTGCGACCGACACGGTGCTGGTCGAATTCTGGCTGACCGGCACCCATCTCGGCCCGCTGAAGCTCGGCCCGCGGACGATCGCTCCGACCGGCAAGGCGTTTCGCATCCGGATGGCGGCCAGTTTCGTCTTTGCCCCGGGCAGCGACAAGATCGTCTGCGAACGCCCCTATTATGACCAGTCGGCGGTGATGAAGGCGCTCGGCCTCCTCTGA
- a CDS encoding J domain-containing protein gives MPSSPRPNRFHGRIPRDAPCAAPGCREPGEFRAPMAWTRSPDGPPQYRWLCLDHVREFNAGYNFFEGMNADQIMAAQSPTAGWETESRTFRAAGSADLPPRWADFKDPIDALGARFRQRMDEARREAANPALTREEHAAMQLLGLPADADRAALRRRYSELVRRYHPDRNGGDRSFESRLGEVVAAYQLLRKTKAFA, from the coding sequence TTGCCCTCGTCACCCCGCCCTAACCGCTTCCATGGCCGCATTCCGCGCGACGCGCCGTGCGCCGCGCCCGGATGCCGCGAACCCGGCGAATTTCGCGCCCCGATGGCGTGGACGCGCTCGCCCGACGGGCCGCCGCAATATCGCTGGCTGTGCCTCGACCATGTCCGCGAGTTCAATGCAGGCTATAATTTTTTCGAAGGCATGAACGCCGATCAGATCATGGCGGCGCAATCACCGACCGCTGGCTGGGAAACCGAAAGCCGAACCTTCCGCGCCGCCGGCAGCGCCGACCTGCCGCCGCGCTGGGCCGATTTCAAGGATCCGATCGACGCGCTGGGGGCGCGCTTTCGCCAGCGGATGGACGAAGCGCGGCGCGAGGCGGCCAACCCCGCGCTGACGCGCGAGGAACATGCCGCAATGCAATTGCTCGGCCTGCCCGCCGATGCTGACCGCGCCGCGCTCAGACGGCGTTACAGCGAGCTCGTCCGCCGCTATCATCCCGACCGCAACGGCGGCGACCGCAGTTTCGAGTCGCGTCTGGGCGAGGTCGTCGCGGCGTATCAACTGCTGCGCAAGACCAAGGCTTTCGCGTAG
- a CDS encoding BolA family protein yields MEALLAGAFPGASFKVSNDSAQHHGHAGDDGSGESHFSLTIEWAGFAGQNRVARQRAVNKALGDLPGQRVHALAIKATAPGE; encoded by the coding sequence ATGGAAGCGTTGCTGGCGGGGGCTTTTCCGGGGGCATCCTTCAAGGTCAGCAACGACAGCGCCCAGCATCATGGCCACGCCGGCGACGACGGATCGGGCGAATCGCATTTCAGCCTGACCATCGAATGGGCGGGCTTTGCGGGCCAGAATCGCGTCGCGCGGCAGCGGGCGGTGAACAAGGCGCTGGGCGACCTGCCGGGACAGCGCGTCCATGCGCTGGCGATCAAGGCAACGGCGCCGGGCGAATGA
- a CDS encoding pirin family protein — MTMDIITPSTHDLGAFEVRRTLPSKARTMVGPFIFVDQFGPAHFDIGAGMDVRPHPHINLATVTYLFDGAIEHRDSLGTLATIRPGACNLMTAGRGIVHSERTPAAERASGSGISGMQTWLALPDGMEEIDPAFEHVGKDDLPLIEDGGVSARIIMGSLWGAMSPITQHAATIYADILMNAGASIPIEAEADERAVLVALGDASLDGERLDRHSLYILKPGQAMTLRADSDARVMLLGGEAFPTPRHVWWNFVSSSRGRINQAKHDWKDGKFPLVPGDSEEFIPIPEVPKTVSYP, encoded by the coding sequence ATGACAATGGACATCATCACCCCGTCGACCCACGACCTCGGCGCTTTCGAGGTGCGGCGCACGCTGCCCAGCAAAGCACGCACGATGGTCGGTCCCTTCATCTTCGTCGATCAATTCGGTCCGGCGCATTTCGACATCGGGGCGGGCATGGACGTGCGGCCGCACCCGCATATCAACCTGGCGACCGTGACCTATTTGTTCGACGGCGCGATCGAGCATCGCGACAGCCTGGGCACCTTGGCGACGATCCGTCCGGGTGCGTGCAATTTGATGACCGCAGGCCGCGGGATCGTCCATTCGGAGCGGACCCCGGCGGCTGAGCGCGCCAGCGGATCGGGCATCTCGGGGATGCAGACCTGGCTCGCGCTCCCTGACGGTATGGAGGAAATCGATCCAGCGTTCGAGCATGTCGGAAAGGACGATCTGCCGCTGATCGAAGACGGCGGCGTGTCGGCGCGGATCATCATGGGCAGCCTGTGGGGCGCCATGTCGCCGATCACCCAGCACGCCGCGACCATCTATGCCGACATTCTGATGAACGCCGGTGCAAGCATTCCGATCGAGGCTGAGGCCGACGAGCGCGCGGTGCTGGTGGCGCTCGGCGACGCCAGCCTCGATGGCGAGCGGCTCGATCGCCACAGCCTCTATATCCTGAAACCCGGGCAGGCGATGACGCTGCGCGCCGATAGCGACGCGCGGGTGATGCTGCTTGGCGGTGAGGCGTTCCCGACGCCGCGCCATGTGTGGTGGAATTTCGTCAGCTCGTCGCGTGGCCGGATCAATCAGGCGAAGCATGATTGGAAAGATGGCAAATTTCCCTTGGTGCCGGGCGACAGCGAGGAATTCATCCCGATTCCGGAGGTTCCGAAGACGGTGAGTTATCCATAA
- a CDS encoding alpha/beta hydrolase produces the protein MIGDFEQQRVKLSTGVELDVVDIGPRDAPTLIFLHGFPESHRTWRYQLPHFASRFRCIAPDQRGYRGSSKPQDAESYTPDKLIADIFALADALGVGEFTIVGHDWGGAIAWGVALGGQPNGLHPAWSGRVTRAVIANAPHPAIFQRLLFTNDQQRAASQYISIFRDPASDAIIEDHGIAGILAHAFAGRVPSGGIQPPDEIARLLKDWEDRDTCRAMINWYRGSPAVVPAMDAPYAEPPAMPFPKLNIPTLVVWALDDVALPPCNIDGLADLVPAVKIVPVAGCGHFVPWEAPDAVNAAMDAFLTGN, from the coding sequence ATGATCGGTGATTTCGAACAGCAGCGCGTGAAGCTATCGACCGGCGTTGAACTCGACGTCGTCGACATCGGCCCGCGCGATGCGCCGACGCTGATCTTTCTGCACGGCTTTCCCGAATCGCACCGCACCTGGCGCTATCAACTGCCGCATTTCGCGAGCCGCTTTCGCTGCATCGCGCCCGACCAGCGCGGCTATCGCGGTTCGTCGAAGCCGCAGGATGCCGAATCCTACACCCCCGACAAATTGATCGCCGACATCTTCGCGCTCGCCGATGCGCTGGGGGTCGGCGAATTTACGATTGTCGGTCACGACTGGGGCGGGGCGATCGCGTGGGGGGTGGCGCTGGGCGGCCAGCCGAATGGGCTGCATCCCGCGTGGTCGGGGCGAGTGACGCGCGCCGTCATTGCCAATGCGCCGCATCCGGCGATTTTTCAGCGGCTGTTGTTCACCAATGATCAGCAGCGCGCGGCAAGCCAGTATATCAGCATTTTCCGCGATCCCGCGAGCGACGCGATCATCGAAGACCATGGCATCGCCGGGATTCTGGCCCATGCCTTTGCCGGACGCGTGCCGAGCGGCGGTATCCAGCCGCCCGACGAGATCGCCCGATTGCTGAAAGATTGGGAGGATCGCGACACCTGCCGCGCGATGATCAACTGGTATCGCGGCTCGCCCGCGGTCGTCCCGGCAATGGACGCGCCTTATGCCGAGCCGCCCGCGATGCCGTTTCCCAAACTTAACATCCCAACGCTCGTCGTCTGGGCGCTCGACGACGTCGCGCTGCCGCCGTGCAACATCGACGGGCTAGCCGATCTGGTTCCCGCAGTGAAAATTGTTCCCGTCGCGGGCTGCGGTCATTTTGTGCCATGGGAGGCGCCCGACGCGGTCAACGCGGCGATGGACGCATTCCTGACCGGAAACTGA